In Drosophila suzukii unplaced genomic scaffold, CBGP_Dsuzu_IsoJpt1.0 scf_5, whole genome shotgun sequence, the genomic window AGAGagcaaattgaaaataaattaattatctTAGAGTATATTCCCACAGAACACCAGGTTGCTGATGTCCTCACGAAGCCGTTGCCCGCTGCATGATTCTTGACACTAAGAAACGAGATGGGTCTTAAGAACTAAAAATCTATACTATATACTatgaaccaaaaaaaaaaggaaactaTTGAAACTGATATTTAATTTAGAACTTAGCTTAAAGAAAAAGATGAActgatattttaatttaactaaAATTATGAATTTTAAGATGAActgatattttaatttaactaaAATTATGAATTTTAGTGTATTTATTAGCTGGAAGCtaagaaacatttaatttgtcaaatgaaatttgaattttttaattatcattattattgtTCCCCGAAAACACAACTGTCCAAATAAGAATATTATTGTAatactaatttaattttaaattgtgtGTGTGGAAAAAATACCATCTTCGTATTTTTCTATACGCAAAAGATTGTTCAACACCGAAGGGCTGGTCACACTGAAAGTGGCTTGTCTTCTCTCTCTTTGACTTTGGCTTTAGAACGGACAAGTTGTGGCCTTTATTTCCAAcaaaaactattaaaaaaatgttatttccaagcgtaggaggttatatgttaaaaaacactaaagatataattttttaaaattttcttttccgattattcctatgggagctataagatattattttccgatccggctggtgcAGACTTATGTACCACCTGcaaaagaagacttttgggaaagtttcagcccgatagctttaaaactgaaagactagtttgcgtagaaacggtcGGACAGTCGAGTCGATCgcctagtgatgctgatcaataattatatactttatggggtcggaaacgtctgaAAAGTGAAGTTCGTGCCACGTGTTTTGAAAAAGTGTGTTGCTTTCTGCCACCAATTCTCCGACTCCGACAAGACCATTGAGCTCTTGCTGCCATCTCAATCACAACAGGAGTTTCAAAACTCTTTAGACCTCCAAAAGGTTCTTATACATAACCATAGTGTTTTGCTAAAGACCTGTGTAGTTGAGCACGATTATTTCACATCAAAACATTATGATGCGATGATGATGGTACTTGATACTAAACTAAAGATACAGTATGAAAAGGACTCAGTTAGATTTGGAAGTACTGAGGTAAAAATGGCAGAAATACGAGGacagtccgataagtacttagcctcaccgcccAATGGCGTCACTgtcgcaagagaaatttactgtcgtgtagtacattctcgtagacgGCTACTGTAGAAATTTCAGCCGAACCGGACTCGtaattttgttttgactgcgtgtggtatcggacgtgtccgcggattttagaaaaatggagaacgAGCAATATCGGTTTGTGATTCGATTCATCtttttggaagggaaatcgcgcagcgaaatcaaagagcgcttggatgctgtgtacggtgactcttctccttcgatgacgaccgtcaaaaattggtttaacgagtttcaacgtggtcgctcgtcggtttttgatgagccacgcccaggtgccccgaaaacggttaccacggaggataacgtgacaaaaatccacgatctcgtattggcagaccgccggttgaagatacgcgagatacctaagacagtaggcatgtcaaaagatCGCGTGAAtcatatcctgcatgaaattttgggcatgagaaagctgtcgccgagatgggtgccgcgtttgctcactccggacaacaaacgtaaccgtgagaccacttcagagcagttgtgaggagttgaataactccccacaaatagaagcagcagcagatggccggccgcttaccagtttTGAGCTATACAAGGCTCAAGGATCTAGAAGATCCCCTGTATATCTGCGTTCTCGATGTGTACAATTTAGAAGTAGTAGTAGTAATTgataaacaaaaccaaacttcataaacatttttcaaaaatattttaaattaggaGTGCTAGATGGcttttagcgttatgggcgattgtgggcgttataaTGGCACCTTATTGAAACAAACATGCTTTTGCTTaaaagctcaagaatctacatgccaaattTCAACTCTCtggcttgtatagtttccgtgatctcagcgttcatacggtcGGACAGACAGACGTACCGACGGACAGACTGACTTAGCTAAATCGACTCGGCcggtgatgctgatcaagaatatatattctttaaagggtcggaaacgctttcttcgaCCTGTTgaatactttccgacgaatctagtatgtATACCATTTTACTCTACTAGTAACGGGTATCAAGAAATCAAGAAATCGATTTCGGCGCCAACACGGAATTGGAGGTCGGTGCTTTTTAAGAGAACAGCCGTTTTAGTAAACACTGTGTTCAAATAATATAGCTTGCTATTGATCAATTACATCGCAGAAGAGCATTTGCACATCGTacaagttatatgacacattatttaggggctcttacccaatttataaacaactttgagccgagagctaatttccaaagaactctgacagacccgagataaatccgtggtcagctatttctgccaagcaggcctccaaatcattcccacccagatcaatttcacgcagtccgaatcaaacggatgctgta contains:
- the LOC139354943 gene encoding protein GVQW3-like, which translates into the protein MENEQYRFVIRFIFLEGKSRSEIKERLDAVYGDSSPSMTTVKNWFNEFQRGRSSVFDEPRPGAPKTVTTEDNVTKIHDLVLADRRLKIREIPKTVGMSKDRVNHILHEILGMRKLSPRWVPRLLTPDNKRNRETTSEQL